The following is a genomic window from Pseudomonas sp. FP2335.
GCCTGGTCGATGGCCAGTCTGGCGCCGTTTTCCAGGTCCTTGCCGATGCGGGCCGACGGGCCGGTGAGTGGGCCTGCCAGGCCGATCAGCACGGTCTGGTCGGCCTGGGCCACGGCGCTGGCGAGGCTGCTCAGGGCCAGGCCGATCAATGCGGTTTTGTTCAAAGTGTTCATCTGGGGTTCCTGCTTCTTTTCGGGCGGGTCGGAACACGCCGGGCGTCCGGTAGCGTCATGGAGGTGTGGTTATTCGCCGAGGTACGCACTGCGCACCTCGGGGTGTTCGAGCAAATCCCGGGACGGGCCGCTGAGGCTGATGCGGCCGGTGTCCATCACGTAGGCGCGGTCGGTGACTTGCAGGGCCAGCCGCGCGTTTTGTTCGACCAGCAACAGGGTCATGCCCTGGCGACATACGTCGTCGATCACCTGGAAGATCTTCTCGACCATGATCGGTGCCAGGCCCATCGACGGCTCATCGAGGACCAACAACAGCGCACGGGCCAGGGCGAGCATCTGTTGCTCGCCGCCGGACAGCAGGCCGGCAGATTGGTGAAGGCGTTCTTCCAGGCGCGGGAAGTGCCCAAACAGCTCGCGTATTTCGCGCTGCACTTGCGCGTGATCGCGGCGCAGAAAGGCACCGGCCTGGAGGTTTTCCAGCACGCTCATGCGCGCGAAAATCCCGCGCCCTTCCGGGACCATGGCGATGCCTTGGCGCAGCAGTTGCTCGGGCGCCTGGCCAAGGATCGATCGCCCGGCAAAGCGGATCTCGCCCTTTGCCGCCGGCAGCAGGCCGGTCAACGCCTTGAGGCTTGAGGTTTTGCCCGCCCCATTGGCGCCGATCAGCGTGACGCGCTCGCCTTCGTGGATATGCAGGTCGAGGGCTTTGACCGCTTCGATAGCGCCGTAGCGCACCTGCAAACCCTCGACTTTCAATAAGGCTTCAGACATGGGCGCTGGCTCCGAGATAAGCCTGGATGACCGCCGGGTGCTGACGGACTTCAGCGGGCGGTCCGACGGCGATGACCTGGCCATAATCGAGCACGCTGATGCGGTCGCAGACGCCCATCACCAGCTTCACGTCGTGTTCGATCAACAGCAGTGTGTGGCCGTCGTCGCGGATTTTTTCCAGCAGGCCTCGCAGTTGTACTTTCTCACTGGCGTTCATGCCCGCCGCCGGTTCATCCAGGGCCAACAGGCGTGGTTCGGTGGCCAGGGCGCGGGCGATTTCCAGGCGTCGTTGATGGCCGTAGCTGAGGCTGTCGGCGCGGTAGTTGGCAAACCCGGCGAGGCCCACATAGGCCAGCAAACGATGAGCATGGGCGCGTGTTTGCGCCTCTTCGTCGCGGGCGCTGCGGTGCTGACTCAAGGCCGCCCACAAGCCATTGCGGGTGCGCACATGGCGACCGACCATGACGTTTTCCAGGGCGCTCATCGCATTGAACAGGCGGATATTCTGAAAGGTGCGCGCAATGCCGGCCTCGGCCACCTGATGCACACTGGTGGGCTGGTACTCCCGGCCTTCGAGCTGGAAGCGCCCGGAGTCCGGGGTATACAGCCCCGTCATCACGTTGAAAAAGGTGGTCTTGCCCGCGCCATTCGGGCCGATCAATCCGTAGATCTCGCCGGGCTGGATACTCAGGCTCACGTCGGTCAGCGCCATCACGCCGCCGAAGTGTTTGTTGACCTTGTCGATCTGCAACAGCGGTGCGT
Proteins encoded in this region:
- a CDS encoding ABC transporter ATP-binding protein, giving the protein MSEALLKVEGLQVRYGAIEAVKALDLHIHEGERVTLIGANGAGKTSSLKALTGLLPAAKGEIRFAGRSILGQAPEQLLRQGIAMVPEGRGIFARMSVLENLQAGAFLRRDHAQVQREIRELFGHFPRLEERLHQSAGLLSGGEQQMLALARALLLVLDEPSMGLAPIMVEKIFQVIDDVCRQGMTLLLVEQNARLALQVTDRAYVMDTGRISLSGPSRDLLEHPEVRSAYLGE
- a CDS encoding ABC transporter ATP-binding protein, with translation MNAPLLQIDKVNKHFGGVMALTDVSLSIQPGEIYGLIGPNGAGKTTFFNVMTGLYTPDSGRFQLEGREYQPTSVHQVAEAGIARTFQNIRLFNAMSALENVMVGRHVRTRNGLWAALSQHRSARDEEAQTRAHAHRLLAYVGLAGFANYRADSLSYGHQRRLEIARALATEPRLLALDEPAAGMNASEKVQLRGLLEKIRDDGHTLLLIEHDVKLVMGVCDRISVLDYGQVIAVGPPAEVRQHPAVIQAYLGASAHV